In Segnochrobactrum spirostomi, the DNA window ATCGTCGCCTGCGCCGAGGAGGGCGCGCCCCACGGCTTCGGCATCTGTGAGGAGACGCTGATGGATGTCTCCGGGGACGGCAGCCGGGTCGACGTCGCCGGCCGCAACGGTGTCGTTCTCGTCGAGGTCGACGCGAGCAATCTGGTCCTCCAGAGCGACAGCTTCGTCGCCCGCGGCGTCAAGCTGACCTTCGTCCGGCCGGGCGACAGTATCGAGCTCCCGACCGGGATCGTTCGCCGCAACACGCCGGTCGAACCGGCGACGGCCGCTCTCGACCGCCTGGTGCGCGAGCTCGCCGCCGATTGTTCGGCGCTGCCGCTCTCGCCGCGGCCGATCGACCCTCACCGCTACCGCGCGATCGAGATGGGCGTCGTCGAGCAGGGCGCGGGAATCGTGAAGATCGACATCGCGTCTCCCCGCGACGATCGCGACTGAACGCGGGCTTCGCGCCATCCGTTGGAACGTCTCGTGCGCATCCGTCTTTCTCTCGAAAGGGATATGTGCTATTTCTTTCCCTCGAAAGGATGGTGCCATGCTCAATGCGGAGCGCGTGATCGAGACCAAGCCGGCGGAAGGCGAAGTTCTCGCCAAGGCCCTGGTGCGGGCGGCCGACCAGCTCGCTTTGCCGGCCCGTCTTCTCGGTGCCGTCGTCGGTCTCTCCGAGCCGACCGTTTCACGGTTGAAGCGGGGGCGCTTTGCCCTCGAACGGGGTACGAAGCCGTTCGAACTCGCGCTTCTCTTCGTCCGCTTCTTTCGATCGCTCGACGCCATCATCGGCGGTGACGAAGGGGTCGCCCGCGCGTGGCTGCGGGCCGACAATCTCGCGCTCGGCGGCAAGCCGATCGACAAGATCCAGACGGTGAGCGGGCTCGTCGATGTCATCGCCTATCTGGACGCCCGCCGCGCTCTCGTCTGAGGCGCACGCCTTCCGCGGGCGCGGCTGGCGCCTTGTGGAAGCGCAGCATCGCGTCTCGACCCTGAAGCTCGTCGACACGCTCGAGGAGCAGGCGCTCCTCGAAGATCTCCTCGAAGAGACGAAACCGCCGTTGCCGCCCGAATGCCGCGGCCTCGATTATCTCCTCGCGACGCCCTTCCGGTACGGCGCGCTCTATCCCACGGGCTCGCGCTTCCGCCGCGCTGGCCGAACGCTCGGCGTGTTCTATGCCGCGGCGCAGGTCGAGACGGCGGTTGCCGAAATGGCGTTCTACCGGCTCCTCTTCTTCGCGGAATCGCCGGCCACGCCCTGGCCCGCGGAGCCGGGCGAATACACCGCCTTCGCGGCGGCGCTCATGACCGATCGTGCCCTCGATCTCATGGAGCCGCCCTTGTCGGAGGATCGCGCCGCCTGGACCCACCCGACGGATTATCGCGCGACGCAGGACCTCGCCGACGCGGCGCGGACCGTCGACATCGCCCTGATCCGCTACGAATCCGTGCGCGATCCGCAGCACGGCGCCAACTTGGCCGTGCTCACCTGCGCCGCGTTCGCCGAGCCGCGCCCGGTCGAGCGCCAGACCTGGCGCCTTCGCCTCAGTCGCTCCGGCGTCCAGGCCATGTGCGATTTCCCAAACGCTCGCCTCGGCTTTCCGCCGGACCTATTCGCGGCCGATCCCCGGCTCGCTGGCTTTCCCTGGCAGCGGTGAGCGCGAGGCCCACCAGCTTCATTCTGTCGGAGTGGGTTGAACCTCGCTCTATTGGATGAGGCAAATGGCTCCAACCGCGACGGTCGCGGATGCGAGGACCCGAAGGAGCGAGAGCTTCTCCCCCAAGAAAAGCCAGCCGATCAAGGTCGCGAAGAGCACGCTTGTCTCGCGCAGGGCGGCGATTGGGCCTGCTGGACCGCGGGCGAATGCCGCGACGACAGCGGCATAAGCGATGACCGCGACGGCGCCGCCCGCGAGGGCCCTCCAAGTCTCCGGCGCCCTCATATCCAGTCGGAGGCGGCCGCGCGCGATGGTGTGGGCGAGCGGCAGAAGAATGCCATATCCCACGAGGACCCACGCCGTGTACGCGTTCGAACCGTCCGCCATGCGTACTCCAAGCGAATCGATCGTTGCATAAGCGGCGATGATCGCCCCGGTGCAGAGAGCATAGGCGAGACTTCGTCCGGGGATTCTGGCTCGACCGAGAGCGAGACTGGCAATGCCGCCGGCGATCAGCAACACGCCGAGCACTTCATGGGGTGTCGCGCGTTGAGCGGCGAAAACGACGGCCGAGAGTGTGACGAGAACCGGGACGGTTCCGCGAACGATCGGATAGACCTGCCCGAGCGCGCCGTGGCGATAGGCGGCGACGAGAAACAAAGAATAGGCCGTCTGCAGGACAGCTGAGGCCAGAATGTACGGCCACACCGCCAGGGCGGGCAAAGGGAGAGCAATCACGAATGGGATCGCAAGGACCGTCGAGGCCACGCTCATGAGCGTGACGGTCTGGAGCCGGTCTCCTCCCCCGCGGAGGAAGGCGTTCCATGTCGCATGGAGAACGGCTGCGGAAAGCGCCAAGGCGATGACAAGAGGGGTCATGCGGCGGGCGCGGGCGAGATGAGCTGGAGCGCAGCGCCTTTTGCTGCGGTGATGGCCTCGTCCCCGTGGCCCAATTGGGCGAGGAGGGTCGCCCCCTCGATGAGCATCACGAGAACCGTCGCCTTCGCGACGGCAGCAGGCGGTGTCTCCTCCAGCAGCGCGGCGAGGCGGTTACGCATCGCGATCTTCTGCGCGGCTGCGGCGCGATGGACGGGATGGTTTACATCGCCGTATTCCGCGATCGCGTGGGCGAAGAGACAGCCATGAAAATCACGTCGCCGAAACCATGCCGCGTGCCAGTCGAAAACGCGGGTGACTTTCTCGGCTGGGGTTGCGTCGGCTAAGGCGAGGTCGTCGAGCTGCCGCGCGAACCGTTCGGCGCGCCGCTCGAGCACCTCAATGATCAACTTATCCTTACTCGGAAAGTGGCGATACATCGTCATCTTCGCCACCCGAGCCTCCGCAATGATCCGATCGATGCCGGTCGCGTGAAATCCATCCCTTTTGAACAGATCGTATGCGGTTCGGACGATGAGCTGGCGCTTGTCGTGCTCGGACGGTGTCATTTCCAGCCCTTGTGATGAGACAGGTCTGTATCATCACGGGATGGGTGCGGCGTCAAGAGCAGCCCGCGGCATATACGAACGCTGGCAGGTAGGCGGCTCTGGCAGCGGTGAGGGCTCTCAGGCCGGGCGGCTCGGGCGGATGCCGTAGCGGCGGAGCTTTTCGATGAAGCTGCGCCGCGAGATGTTGAGGAGATCGGCGGCCCGGCTCTGATTGCCGCCGGTCTCCCGCAGCTTGGTGCGGATCACCACGGCCTCGAACTGCTCCACCATCGCCTTGAGATCAGCGCCCGGAGGAAGGGCGGCGCCGGCCGGCAGAGCGATCGGCGCCTCGGCGCGCAGGTCCGCCGGCATGTGCTCGACGCCGATCCGCTCTCCGTGATCGACGAGGAGCACGGCCCGTTCGACGATGTTCTTCAACTCGCGGACATTGCCGGGAAAGGTCCACATCGCGAGGGCGTCGAGCGCCTCCGGTGTCAAAGTCGGCACCGGGCGCCCGGACAGCTCGGCGGCGGCGGCGAGGAAATG includes these proteins:
- a CDS encoding MbcA/ParS/Xre antitoxin family protein produces the protein MLNAERVIETKPAEGEVLAKALVRAADQLALPARLLGAVVGLSEPTVSRLKRGRFALERGTKPFELALLFVRFFRSLDAIIGGDEGVARAWLRADNLALGGKPIDKIQTVSGLVDVIAYLDARRALV
- a CDS encoding RES family NAD+ phosphorylase — protein: MSSPIWTPAALSSEAHAFRGRGWRLVEAQHRVSTLKLVDTLEEQALLEDLLEETKPPLPPECRGLDYLLATPFRYGALYPTGSRFRRAGRTLGVFYAAAQVETAVAEMAFYRLLFFAESPATPWPAEPGEYTAFAAALMTDRALDLMEPPLSEDRAAWTHPTDYRATQDLADAARTVDIALIRYESVRDPQHGANLAVLTCAAFAEPRPVERQTWRLRLSRSGVQAMCDFPNARLGFPPDLFAADPRLAGFPWQR
- a CDS encoding DMT family transporter, with amino-acid sequence MTPLVIALALSAAVLHATWNAFLRGGGDRLQTVTLMSVASTVLAIPFVIALPLPALAVWPYILASAVLQTAYSLFLVAAYRHGALGQVYPIVRGTVPVLVTLSAVVFAAQRATPHEVLGVLLIAGGIASLALGRARIPGRSLAYALCTGAIIAAYATIDSLGVRMADGSNAYTAWVLVGYGILLPLAHTIARGRLRLDMRAPETWRALAGGAVAVIAYAAVVAAFARGPAGPIAALRETSVLFATLIGWLFLGEKLSLLRVLASATVAVGAICLIQ
- a CDS encoding TetR/AcrR family transcriptional regulator, whose amino-acid sequence is MTPSEHDKRQLIVRTAYDLFKRDGFHATGIDRIIAEARVAKMTMYRHFPSKDKLIIEVLERRAERFARQLDDLALADATPAEKVTRVFDWHAAWFRRRDFHGCLFAHAIAEYGDVNHPVHRAAAAQKIAMRNRLAALLEETPPAAVAKATVLVMLIEGATLLAQLGHGDEAITAAKGAALQLISPAPAA